The Thalassoroseus pseudoceratinae genome has a segment encoding these proteins:
- a CDS encoding DUF1501 domain-containing protein encodes MNPASEYLQGITRRHFLRDSQAGLGALALAGLMGTSSSQAASPTNPPKPMFAPKAKHVIYLHMAGSPPQHDLFDFKPKLVEHTMQPCPDELLEVLKKERLPFIDLNARRPKLLGTPYKFAQHGESGQWMSELLPHLSKQADDLCVVRSMKTDQFNHAPAQLLLYTGSPRFGGASLGSWATYGLGSESENLPAFVVMVTGGTDPSGGKSLWGSGFLPSVYQGVQCRTKGDPILYVSDPVGMSRGVRRKSLDALQRLNELEHRRSGDPETQTRISQYELAYRMQMAVPEAMDISKEPKHIHEAYGIGGDESFANTCLLARRLVERGVRYVQLFNWGWDTHGTGKGDDIVTQLPKKCQQVDQPIAALLGDLKQRGLLDETLVIWSGEFGRTAMNEERRGSKFLGRDHHPHCFTIWMAGGGVKPGMSYGATDDLGYFITENEMSVPDLQATILHLLGLDPHRFSVPFQGLNQRLIGPSNDPRVHHELIG; translated from the coding sequence ATGAACCCAGCATCTGAGTATCTTCAAGGCATCACGCGACGGCATTTTTTGCGGGATTCGCAAGCGGGTCTGGGAGCGTTGGCGCTCGCGGGTCTGATGGGAACTTCGTCATCGCAGGCGGCTTCGCCGACCAATCCTCCGAAGCCGATGTTCGCACCGAAGGCGAAACACGTCATCTATCTGCACATGGCCGGATCACCGCCGCAACATGACTTGTTTGACTTCAAACCAAAACTCGTCGAACACACAATGCAGCCGTGCCCGGATGAGTTGCTTGAAGTTCTCAAGAAGGAACGTCTGCCGTTCATCGACTTGAACGCCCGACGCCCGAAACTTCTCGGCACGCCGTATAAGTTTGCTCAACATGGTGAGAGTGGCCAATGGATGAGCGAACTGCTGCCACATCTCTCGAAACAAGCGGATGACCTGTGCGTGGTGCGGTCGATGAAGACCGATCAGTTTAACCATGCCCCGGCCCAACTTCTGTTGTATACCGGATCGCCGCGATTCGGGGGAGCGTCGCTTGGCTCGTGGGCGACGTACGGCTTGGGATCGGAAAGCGAAAACCTGCCCGCGTTTGTGGTGATGGTCACGGGGGGAACCGATCCGAGTGGTGGGAAAAGTCTGTGGGGCAGCGGGTTCCTTCCTTCGGTCTATCAAGGTGTGCAATGCCGAACAAAAGGCGACCCGATTTTGTACGTCTCGGATCCGGTGGGGATGAGTCGCGGAGTCCGTCGCAAGAGTCTCGATGCCCTGCAACGTTTGAATGAGTTGGAGCATCGGCGGTCCGGCGATCCGGAAACACAAACACGGATCAGCCAATATGAACTCGCCTATCGCATGCAAATGGCAGTACCGGAGGCGATGGATATTTCCAAGGAGCCCAAGCATATCCATGAAGCGTACGGCATCGGTGGCGACGAGAGTTTCGCAAATACGTGTTTGCTCGCTCGGCGATTGGTCGAGCGTGGCGTGCGATATGTGCAGCTCTTCAATTGGGGGTGGGACACGCACGGCACGGGCAAAGGTGACGACATCGTCACGCAATTACCGAAGAAATGTCAGCAAGTCGATCAACCGATTGCCGCTCTGCTTGGCGATTTGAAACAGCGAGGGTTGCTCGATGAAACCCTCGTGATCTGGAGTGGCGAATTCGGACGGACGGCCATGAACGAAGAACGTCGCGGTTCCAAGTTCCTGGGCCGAGATCATCACCCGCACTGCTTTACAATCTGGATGGCCGGTGGTGGCGTAAAACCGGGAATGAGTTATGGTGCGACGGACGATCTGGGATATTTCATCACGGAAAATGAAATGTCCGTCCCCGATTTGCAGGCGACGATCTTGCATCTTTTAGGTCTCGACCCTCACCGCTTCAGCGTTCCCTTCCAAGGGCTCAATCAACGTTTGATCGGTCCCAGCAACGACCCTCGCGTTCATCACGAGTTGATTGGCTAG
- a CDS encoding serine/threonine protein kinase → MSLILAFGMMGFLVRALFLIDWSFGPPWKLLAPHAGVVATLFFISWVLGTRHSECRQKLLISEIMVFLLPAALFLWKTYNYICQCDPVIGLQTAAAAFPGDTVIPWLILMQLYGVYIPNTTRHAGVVIGGMALLGIGSALGIGLANDQVGEILFHSGGMSAIVLSLSIGAAISFYGSHRADRLRRDAFDAKQLGSYRILRKLGSGGMGEVFLAEHHLLKRRCALKLIRAEKSENVQALKRFESEVKATAKLSHPNTVEIYDYGHTQDGTFYYVMEYLPGMDLQEIVDHYGPMPPNRAVHLVGQVASALEEAHAKGIVHRDIKPGNIFAAERGGLYDLAKLLDFGLVKKTEMPANAERLTLEGVVVGSPLFGAPEMTSDGVTDQRSDIYSLGATLFHLLTGRPVFNGTSPMRIILSHMHDERPRIRDLQPDIPEDLESIVQRCLDRDPNKRFQSVRELNTALATCGIGKTWTQEMAADWWTRNVDLDEENIGDDLAASTQDSPGKEMTPEQMIAETIEMK, encoded by the coding sequence GTGTCCTTGATATTAGCGTTTGGCATGATGGGGTTCCTGGTTCGGGCGTTGTTCCTGATCGATTGGTCCTTCGGTCCGCCCTGGAAGTTGTTGGCCCCGCATGCCGGAGTTGTGGCCACGCTGTTCTTCATTAGTTGGGTATTGGGGACGCGACATTCCGAGTGTCGTCAAAAATTGTTGATCTCCGAGATCATGGTTTTTTTGCTGCCGGCCGCATTATTTCTTTGGAAGACGTACAACTACATCTGCCAATGTGATCCAGTCATCGGATTGCAAACGGCCGCGGCGGCGTTCCCGGGTGATACTGTGATTCCCTGGTTGATATTGATGCAGTTGTACGGTGTGTACATACCCAACACGACACGCCATGCAGGCGTCGTCATTGGCGGCATGGCGTTGCTGGGAATTGGTTCTGCGTTGGGGATTGGACTCGCAAACGATCAAGTTGGCGAGATTCTCTTTCATAGTGGCGGAATGTCGGCCATTGTGTTGAGTCTTTCGATCGGTGCGGCGATTTCCTTTTACGGTTCCCATCGTGCCGACCGACTCCGCCGGGATGCGTTCGATGCAAAACAGTTGGGCAGTTATCGGATTCTGCGAAAGCTCGGTTCGGGCGGAATGGGTGAGGTGTTTCTCGCGGAGCACCATTTGCTCAAACGACGATGTGCACTGAAATTGATTCGGGCCGAGAAGTCCGAAAATGTCCAGGCTTTGAAACGTTTTGAGAGTGAGGTCAAAGCGACGGCGAAACTTTCGCATCCGAACACCGTCGAAATCTATGATTACGGTCATACGCAGGACGGTACGTTTTATTACGTCATGGAATATTTACCCGGCATGGATCTTCAAGAAATTGTCGATCATTACGGTCCGATGCCGCCAAATCGTGCGGTGCATCTTGTCGGGCAAGTGGCGTCGGCGTTGGAAGAAGCCCATGCCAAGGGGATTGTTCACCGGGACATCAAGCCGGGGAACATCTTCGCGGCGGAACGTGGCGGGCTGTACGATTTGGCGAAACTTCTCGATTTTGGTCTCGTCAAGAAAACGGAAATGCCGGCGAACGCGGAGCGGTTGACGCTCGAGGGCGTTGTGGTTGGCTCCCCATTGTTTGGTGCTCCGGAAATGACTAGTGACGGGGTAACCGATCAACGCAGCGACATCTATTCATTGGGAGCGACGTTATTCCACTTGTTGACCGGACGGCCTGTCTTCAATGGAACGAGTCCGATGCGAATTATTCTTTCGCACATGCACGACGAACGTCCACGAATTCGTGACCTGCAGCCCGATATCCCGGAGGATCTGGAATCAATCGTTCAGCGGTGTCTCGACCGTGATCCGAATAAACGTTTCCAATCCGTGCGAGAGTTGAACACGGCATTGGCAACGTGCGGTATCGGTAAGACCTGGACGCAAGAGATGGCCGCCGATTGGTGGACAAGGAATGTCGATCTCGACGAAGAGAACATCGGCGATGATTTGGCCGCGTCCACCCAGGACTCTCCTGGGAAAGAAATGACGCCAGAGCAAATGATCGCTGAGACGATCGAGATGAAATAA
- a CDS encoding neutral/alkaline non-lysosomal ceramidase N-terminal domain-containing protein, whose amino-acid sequence MSRRSCLNALLLVMLMTIPTFADEAKNQWKAGFGKVVITPDEPQWLNGYGGRTEPSDGKIHDLFARAAAFRDANDTTIVMVALDVVSISTAITDRISAAVEKSHNVPRANIMFACSHTHCGPALDDRLSHMLKMDEAAWAQVRKYQKIFDAKVTKAIQLAIDNLEPAILKHGTGQCGFASNRRAPLGEGPVDHTVPVLAAYSVKSDSKTPMGIIFGYACHNTTLGIQQWCGDYAGFAAIDLEEHHPGSVALFFTGCGADSNPLPRRKIELAQMYGRMLSLGVEAVLPSLTELKSPVQTNWTTIDLPFESVPTEEELKATAETGSFYLQQRAKYLLNEAKELGKVREDYSYPIQVWRFGDELTWVALGGEVVVDYVIRLKATLPGKAVWVTGYANDVMAYIPSERVLTEGGYEGDRSMVYYQQPSKWRAGLEDRIVETTAELAGK is encoded by the coding sequence ATGTCTCGACGATCTTGTTTGAATGCTTTGCTGCTGGTCATGCTGATGACCATTCCAACGTTCGCGGACGAAGCAAAGAACCAATGGAAAGCCGGTTTTGGGAAAGTGGTGATCACACCCGATGAACCACAATGGTTGAACGGCTACGGCGGTCGAACGGAACCGTCTGATGGGAAGATTCACGATCTCTTTGCCCGTGCCGCCGCTTTTCGGGATGCCAATGACACGACCATTGTGATGGTGGCGTTGGATGTGGTCAGCATTTCCACCGCGATCACCGACCGAATCAGTGCGGCGGTGGAAAAGTCGCACAACGTTCCCCGCGCCAACATCATGTTTGCCTGCTCGCACACGCACTGCGGGCCGGCGTTGGATGATCGTCTCAGCCACATGTTGAAAATGGACGAAGCCGCCTGGGCCCAAGTCCGAAAGTACCAGAAAATCTTCGATGCCAAAGTGACCAAGGCGATTCAATTGGCCATCGACAATCTTGAACCGGCGATCCTCAAACATGGTACCGGACAGTGCGGTTTCGCGTCGAATCGACGAGCACCGCTCGGTGAGGGACCAGTCGATCACACGGTACCCGTGTTGGCGGCGTATTCGGTCAAATCCGATTCGAAGACTCCAATGGGGATCATTTTCGGATATGCCTGTCACAACACGACGCTTGGAATCCAACAATGGTGTGGCGATTACGCCGGGTTCGCTGCGATCGATTTGGAGGAACACCATCCGGGTTCCGTGGCCTTGTTTTTCACCGGTTGCGGGGCCGATTCCAACCCGCTGCCGCGTCGAAAGATCGAGTTGGCTCAAATGTACGGACGGATGTTGTCCCTAGGGGTCGAGGCCGTCTTGCCATCTCTAACGGAACTGAAATCTCCGGTCCAAACCAACTGGACGACAATCGATCTTCCCTTCGAATCCGTGCCAACTGAGGAGGAGTTGAAAGCCACCGCCGAAACCGGAAGTTTCTACTTACAGCAACGGGCGAAATATCTGCTGAATGAAGCGAAAGAACTCGGCAAAGTCCGCGAAGATTATTCGTACCCAATCCAAGTTTGGCGGTTCGGTGATGAACTCACGTGGGTCGCGTTGGGTGGGGAGGTCGTCGTTGACTATGTGATTCGTCTGAAAGCGACACTGCCCGGCAAAGCCGTTTGGGTCACCGGGTACGCCAACGACGTGATGGCGTACATTCCGTCCGAGCGAGTGTTGACGGAAGGCGGATATGAAGGCGACCGGTCAATGGTGTATTACCAGCAGCCATCGAAATGGAGAGCCGGCCTCGAAGACCGCATCGTCGAAACAACGGCGGAACTCGCAGGCAAGTGA
- a CDS encoding pyridoxal phosphate-dependent aminotransferase, translating to MQLSALVQKLQPSATIAAAALAKELKSTGVKVYEFTLGEPDFTTPEHICNAAKEAMDAGHTHYTAATGIVELKQAIADSYRTEYGVNYTPQQVTVSNGAKHSIHNVLTALCGPGDEVIIPTPYWVSYSALVELTGATPVLVPTTEESGFCLSGEQFAAAITPKTKLLMLNNPCNPTGAAYPVETLQEIARIAVEKDVPVLSDEIYEKLIYPGSEFRCFASFGEDVKQRTIIVSGVSKAYAMTGWRIGWTLAPQDVTAAMAKLQSQETSNPCSISQYAAIAALTGPQESVETMRQEFEKRREYVLGRLRAIPGVTFAEPGGAFYAFFNVSSYFGQTTPGGVTFHNSSEFCTALLNEAHVALVTGDAFGAPGYVRLSFATSMDILEAGLDRLENFLKSAT from the coding sequence ATGCAACTCTCCGCCTTGGTTCAGAAACTGCAACCGTCCGCCACCATTGCTGCCGCGGCTTTGGCGAAGGAGTTGAAAAGCACAGGTGTCAAAGTCTACGAGTTCACGCTTGGCGAGCCGGATTTCACGACTCCCGAACACATCTGCAACGCCGCTAAGGAGGCAATGGACGCCGGTCACACACATTATACTGCCGCGACCGGCATCGTGGAGTTGAAGCAAGCCATCGCTGATTCCTACCGGACCGAATACGGTGTGAATTACACGCCGCAGCAGGTGACGGTCAGTAATGGGGCGAAACATTCGATTCACAACGTCCTCACCGCGTTATGCGGGCCTGGTGATGAGGTCATCATCCCCACTCCGTATTGGGTGAGTTACAGTGCGTTGGTCGAATTGACGGGAGCAACACCGGTGCTTGTGCCCACCACCGAGGAAAGTGGTTTCTGTCTTTCCGGGGAACAATTCGCAGCCGCAATCACACCGAAAACTAAGTTGCTGATGCTCAATAATCCGTGTAATCCCACGGGAGCAGCATACCCAGTCGAAACATTGCAAGAAATCGCCCGGATCGCGGTCGAGAAAGACGTACCAGTCCTTTCCGACGAAATCTATGAGAAGCTAATTTACCCCGGTTCCGAGTTCCGCTGCTTCGCAAGTTTCGGCGAAGACGTGAAACAACGCACGATTATCGTCAGCGGGGTCAGCAAAGCGTACGCGATGACCGGTTGGCGGATCGGTTGGACATTGGCTCCGCAGGATGTCACCGCCGCGATGGCGAAACTCCAAAGCCAAGAGACGTCTAACCCCTGCAGCATCAGCCAATATGCTGCGATCGCCGCACTGACTGGACCTCAAGAGTCCGTCGAAACGATGCGTCAGGAATTCGAGAAACGACGGGAATACGTTCTCGGCCGGTTGCGTGCGATTCCCGGCGTGACCTTCGCGGAACCTGGCGGAGCGTTCTACGCCTTCTTCAATGTGTCTTCCTACTTCGGCCAAACGACACCGGGTGGCGTGACCTTCCACAACTCGTCGGAGTTCTGCACCGCACTGCTGAACGAGGCCCATGTCGCGCTCGTTACCGGAGACGCCTTCGGAGCCCCCGGTTACGTGCGATTGTCCTTCGCTACTAGCATGGACATCTTGGAAGCCGGCTTGGATCGGTTGGAAAACTTCCTGAAGTCCGCAACATAG
- a CDS encoding DUF1553 domain-containing protein, with protein sequence MSPRFLALAVLLVCALGVQTGLADDGPDFATVIRPILARNCFSCHGPDDESREADLRLDTREGATAELLTGAVAVVPGDAKTSELVARVTTDDESLRMPPPDSGHNLSAAEAKLLQEWINAGAKYAKHWSFVKPVRPALPSVKQPDWPRNAIDYFTLAAMEQRGLSPESDASRYAIIRRLSLDLRGLPPSREEVESFVRDNTPGAYDRLVDRFLADPAFGQRWAALWLDLARYADSAGYGSDPLRTIWPFRDWTINALNANQPFDEFTIDQLAGDLRPNPSPEQLVATAFHRNTMTNTEGGTDDEEFRVAAVKDRVDTTLQVWMGLTMGCAKCHNHKYDPIAQEEYYETYAIFNQTEDADRNNESPTMPYPTTAITRVRASYQDRIDQLTAKLGQSTPEIEQAQTKWEAATLVTLDQSSDRPIARFVRIELPGKSRMLSLAEVQVFAEGKNIAPSGSATQSSVDYNGPPKLAIDGNTDGHYFNAKSTTHTKTENNPWWEVDLGKVASIERVIVWNRTDGNVGSRLNDFHVVLLDENRKPVFKSKALKPPQPSLTVQPTGGVQLPNEIQSIVELPTAKRTPQQVERLAKYYREITPLLDPVRNEIASLKKQMPALPTVPVLRELPGDKRRKTFLMLKGNFLSPGPEVGPNVPAEFALGMELDGEWNRLALARWLVHPDNPLTARVTANRFWAQFFGRGLVVTEEDFGTQGEIPSHPELLDWLATELVRTGWDLKAFMRTIVTSATYRQSSQITSEKQAHDPSNQWYSRGPRFRLKAEMVRDQALQLSGLLARKIGGPSVFPPQPPGLWRAAFNGRDRKWATSTGLDRYRRGIYTFWRRTVPYPAMATFDAPSREICNIRRIRTNTPLQAFVTMNDPAYVEMSQALGRRIWKNGATVRDRLKFGLELCLVRPSTEAELQTLKELYSDTLATYKSQPQEATKLATDPLGPLPNGLAAPEAAAWTVVGNVLLNLDAVMMKD encoded by the coding sequence ATGTCTCCGCGTTTTCTAGCTCTTGCCGTTCTGCTTGTGTGTGCGCTCGGTGTGCAGACCGGACTAGCGGACGACGGACCGGACTTCGCGACGGTCATTCGACCAATTCTGGCCCGCAATTGCTTTTCTTGTCACGGTCCCGATGATGAATCCCGCGAGGCCGATTTGCGTCTGGATACCCGTGAGGGAGCCACGGCGGAATTGCTGACAGGAGCCGTCGCGGTGGTTCCGGGAGACGCCAAAACAAGCGAATTAGTTGCCCGGGTCACGACGGATGACGAATCACTTCGGATGCCCCCACCCGATTCCGGGCATAACTTGTCCGCCGCCGAAGCGAAACTGTTGCAAGAATGGATCAACGCCGGAGCGAAATACGCAAAGCATTGGTCATTCGTCAAACCGGTTCGACCGGCACTTCCGAGTGTGAAACAACCGGATTGGCCCCGGAATGCGATTGATTACTTCACGCTGGCGGCGATGGAACAACGCGGATTGTCGCCGGAATCGGATGCGAGCCGGTATGCGATCATTCGTCGCTTGAGTTTGGATCTCCGGGGGCTGCCGCCGAGTCGGGAGGAAGTGGAAAGCTTCGTCCGCGACAACACGCCCGGTGCCTACGATCGGCTTGTGGATCGGTTCCTGGCTGACCCCGCGTTTGGTCAACGTTGGGCGGCGTTGTGGTTGGACTTGGCACGTTACGCAGACAGTGCGGGCTACGGTTCGGATCCGCTCCGCACGATTTGGCCGTTCCGCGATTGGACAATCAACGCCCTCAACGCCAATCAGCCGTTCGATGAATTTACGATCGACCAGTTGGCCGGTGATTTGCGACCCAATCCGTCTCCGGAGCAACTTGTGGCGACCGCATTTCATCGCAACACGATGACCAACACCGAGGGCGGTACCGATGACGAAGAATTCCGCGTGGCAGCGGTGAAAGATCGCGTCGATACCACGCTACAGGTTTGGATGGGCCTGACGATGGGCTGTGCGAAATGTCACAATCACAAGTACGACCCCATTGCCCAAGAGGAATACTACGAAACCTACGCGATCTTCAACCAAACCGAAGACGCGGATCGCAATAACGAATCCCCCACAATGCCCTATCCGACAACGGCGATCACCCGTGTTCGGGCAAGTTACCAAGACCGAATTGACCAGCTGACCGCCAAACTCGGGCAGTCGACACCGGAAATTGAACAAGCCCAAACGAAGTGGGAAGCTGCCACGTTGGTGACTCTCGATCAGTCTTCGGATCGGCCGATCGCTCGATTTGTGCGAATCGAGTTACCGGGGAAATCACGGATGCTTTCGTTGGCGGAAGTCCAAGTCTTCGCCGAGGGAAAAAATATCGCCCCGAGTGGATCGGCCACGCAATCGTCGGTCGATTACAACGGACCGCCGAAACTGGCCATCGACGGCAACACCGATGGCCACTACTTCAATGCGAAGTCCACGACCCACACCAAGACCGAGAACAACCCTTGGTGGGAAGTCGATTTGGGAAAAGTCGCGTCAATTGAACGGGTGATTGTGTGGAATCGCACGGATGGGAATGTCGGGTCGCGGTTGAATGATTTTCATGTGGTGTTGCTCGACGAGAACCGAAAACCAGTCTTCAAGTCGAAAGCGTTGAAACCACCGCAACCGAGTCTCACAGTACAACCGACCGGCGGAGTCCAATTGCCGAACGAGATTCAATCGATTGTCGAACTTCCCACGGCAAAGCGAACACCACAGCAAGTCGAACGATTAGCGAAATACTATCGCGAGATCACGCCGCTACTGGACCCCGTACGAAACGAAATTGCATCACTGAAAAAGCAAATGCCCGCCCTGCCCACGGTGCCGGTGCTACGGGAATTGCCAGGAGACAAACGCCGCAAAACCTTCCTGATGCTCAAGGGGAATTTTCTTTCGCCCGGTCCGGAGGTCGGGCCGAATGTGCCAGCCGAATTTGCGTTGGGGATGGAGCTTGACGGGGAGTGGAATCGGTTGGCTCTCGCTCGCTGGTTGGTTCATCCGGACAATCCGCTCACCGCCCGTGTGACGGCTAATCGGTTTTGGGCACAGTTCTTTGGACGCGGTTTGGTCGTCACCGAGGAAGACTTCGGCACGCAAGGCGAAATACCGAGTCATCCCGAACTGCTGGATTGGCTAGCGACGGAACTTGTCCGTACCGGTTGGGATTTGAAAGCCTTCATGCGGACAATTGTGACCTCCGCGACGTATCGGCAATCCTCTCAAATCACGAGTGAGAAACAAGCTCATGACCCAAGTAATCAATGGTATTCCCGCGGCCCGCGATTTCGCTTGAAGGCGGAAATGGTCCGTGATCAGGCGTTGCAGTTGAGCGGTCTGTTGGCTCGTAAAATTGGTGGGCCGTCCGTTTTTCCTCCACAACCACCGGGGCTTTGGCGGGCGGCATTTAACGGACGCGATCGAAAATGGGCCACCAGCACCGGTCTGGATCGTTATCGGCGTGGCATTTACACGTTCTGGCGACGCACAGTGCCCTACCCCGCAATGGCCACCTTCGACGCACCGAGTCGGGAAATCTGCAACATCCGTCGCATCCGCACCAATACACCGTTGCAAGCGTTCGTGACCATGAACGACCCCGCATATGTAGAGATGTCGCAAGCTCTCGGTCGACGGATTTGGAAGAACGGTGCGACCGTCCGCGATCGCTTGAAATTCGGTTTGGAACTGTGTTTGGTTCGTCCCTCGACGGAGGCGGAATTGCAGACGCTCAAAGAACTTTATTCCGACACGCTTGCAACTTACAAATCCCAACCGCAAGAAGCGACCAAATTGGCTACCGATCCACTCGGTCCACTTCCGAATGGGTTAGCGGCACCGGAAGCGGCCGCTTGGACGGTTGTCGGCAATGTGCTGTTGAATCTCGATGCCGTGATGATGAAAGATTAA
- a CDS encoding sulfatase family protein, whose protein sequence is MKRLHLFRLLLGLTVGILPSMRILAADRPNIVMIISDDQAWGDYGFMGHEHIETPHLDRLAKGSLTFTRGYVPDSLCRPSLATIVTGLYPHQHGIVGNDPPPPADLSNAPKGRQRQDPRYLERRNKYIEHIDDDPTLAGILAKQGYLSHQSGKWWEGHFSRGGFTHGMTHGDRTRGGRHGDKGLTIGRQGLEPIADFLTMTEKEDKPFFVYYAPFLPHTPHNPPKRLLDKYREKTPHLPVAKYWAMCEWFDETCGELLGMLDDRGLTENTIVVYVTDNGWINRTDRSAYAERSKRSRYDGGLRTPIMVRWPNKVTPKMDREHAVSSIDLVPTLLAALDLPKTEEMEGINLLDEKAVAERDAIFGEILEHDIRHMTDPAASLLHRWTISDQWKLIVPNDKLRPNDVVELYDLDADPYEKKNLADERKEIVTRLTQKLNQWWNPSAEHQE, encoded by the coding sequence ATGAAGCGACTCCATCTCTTTCGATTACTGCTCGGGCTGACTGTCGGTATTCTGCCCTCGATGCGAATTCTTGCGGCGGACCGCCCGAACATTGTCATGATCATTTCCGATGACCAAGCTTGGGGCGATTACGGCTTCATGGGTCACGAACACATCGAGACACCGCACCTCGATCGTTTGGCCAAAGGATCGCTGACGTTCACTCGCGGATACGTTCCGGACAGTCTGTGTCGGCCGTCGTTGGCGACAATCGTCACGGGATTGTATCCGCACCAACATGGGATCGTCGGGAATGATCCTCCACCACCAGCGGACCTGAGTAACGCGCCGAAAGGTCGACAGCGACAGGATCCGCGTTATCTCGAACGTCGAAACAAGTACATCGAACATATCGACGACGACCCAACGCTCGCCGGAATTCTCGCGAAGCAGGGGTACCTGAGTCATCAATCCGGCAAATGGTGGGAAGGGCATTTCTCGCGTGGCGGATTCACGCACGGTATGACGCACGGTGACCGCACACGCGGTGGACGACATGGTGACAAAGGTCTCACGATCGGGCGACAAGGGCTCGAGCCGATCGCTGATTTTCTCACCATGACGGAGAAAGAGGACAAGCCGTTCTTCGTGTATTACGCCCCGTTTCTCCCGCACACGCCACACAATCCGCCGAAACGATTGCTCGACAAGTACCGCGAGAAAACCCCGCATTTGCCAGTCGCAAAGTATTGGGCCATGTGTGAATGGTTTGACGAAACGTGCGGTGAGTTGCTTGGAATGCTCGACGATCGCGGGCTTACGGAGAACACCATTGTCGTCTATGTGACCGACAACGGCTGGATCAACCGGACCGATCGCAGTGCCTACGCCGAGCGTTCCAAACGCTCTCGATACGATGGTGGTCTGCGGACGCCGATCATGGTGCGTTGGCCGAACAAAGTCACTCCGAAAATGGATCGCGAACACGCCGTCAGTTCGATTGATCTCGTGCCGACTTTGCTCGCCGCGCTCGATCTACCGAAGACGGAAGAAATGGAAGGCATCAACTTGCTCGACGAGAAAGCGGTCGCCGAACGCGATGCCATTTTCGGCGAGATTCTCGAACACGACATTCGGCACATGACCGATCCGGCAGCGAGTTTACTGCATCGTTGGACGATCTCCGACCAATGGAAATTGATTGTGCCGAACGACAAACTGAGACCAAACGATGTCGTGGAACTCTATGACCTCGACGCCGATCCATACGAAAAGAAAAACCTTGCCGATGAGCGGAAGGAAATCGTGACGCGACTCACGCAGAAGCTGAATCAGTGGTGGAACCCGTCGGCGGAACACCAAGAATGA
- a CDS encoding M42 family metallopeptidase has translation MNESELGFLKTLLNTPGTSGDEARIQNVVREYAGKFTDDVSTDWHGNVTAAVNADASLRVMLAGHCDQIGFLVQHIDDMGFLRLSPVGGWDMQMLLGQKLVVWSDNGPINGVVARKAIHLLTDAERKKVPEIQQLWLDIGVRDQKEAQELVRIGDPVTLELGFREMRNGFASAAGMDDRVGVWVVMDALRQVAAATAKAGVFAVSTVAEEIGLRGARTAAFRIDPQIGIAVDVTHATDCPDIDQNKFGLVKLGAGPVVFRGPNVNPHVYDRLEKLAKENDVPFQTAAISRAASNDGNALQINRAGAATGIIGIPNRYMHSPVEVVSLDDIKNASRLIALFCLSIDDDTDFTPTAN, from the coding sequence ATGAACGAGAGCGAGTTGGGATTTCTCAAGACGTTGTTGAACACGCCGGGGACTTCCGGCGACGAAGCCCGCATTCAAAACGTCGTTCGCGAATACGCCGGGAAATTCACCGACGATGTTTCGACGGACTGGCATGGCAATGTGACGGCGGCGGTCAATGCGGATGCGTCGCTGCGAGTGATGCTCGCCGGGCACTGTGACCAAATTGGTTTCTTGGTGCAGCACATCGACGACATGGGCTTCTTGCGGCTCAGCCCGGTCGGTGGTTGGGATATGCAAATGCTGCTCGGGCAGAAGCTGGTCGTGTGGAGTGACAACGGCCCGATCAACGGCGTTGTCGCCCGCAAAGCCATTCACCTGCTGACCGACGCCGAACGCAAAAAAGTTCCCGAGATTCAACAGCTTTGGTTGGATATCGGCGTGCGTGATCAAAAAGAGGCCCAGGAATTGGTTCGCATCGGTGATCCGGTCACGCTTGAACTCGGATTTCGCGAAATGCGGAATGGGTTTGCATCCGCTGCGGGGATGGATGACCGTGTCGGGGTGTGGGTGGTGATGGACGCGCTTCGGCAAGTCGCAGCGGCGACAGCCAAGGCCGGTGTGTTCGCCGTGTCGACAGTCGCCGAGGAAATCGGTCTGCGGGGTGCTCGGACAGCGGCGTTCCGAATCGATCCGCAAATCGGGATCGCGGTCGACGTCACTCATGCGACCGATTGCCCGGACATTGATCAGAATAAGTTTGGACTCGTGAAACTTGGTGCCGGACCGGTAGTGTTCCGAGGACCGAACGTGAACCCGCATGTTTATGACCGACTCGAGAAACTCGCGAAGGAAAACGACGTCCCCTTCCAGACCGCTGCGATCTCGCGAGCCGCCAGCAATGACGGCAACGCCTTGCAAATTAACCGAGCCGGAGCCGCGACGGGAATCATCGGAATCCCAAACCGGTACATGCATAGTCCGGTGGAAGTTGTCTCGCTGGACGACATCAAGAACGCATCACGATTGATCGCGTTGTTCTGTCTCTCCATTGATGACGACACCGATTTCACACCAACTGCGAATTGA